The Ruficoccus amylovorans genome has a segment encoding these proteins:
- the purD gene encoding phosphoribosylamine--glycine ligase: MKVMIIGSGGREHTLLKSCLASDLVDEVFAAPGNGGMQAEARCVPLNVEDIPATVKLAQAEGVDFVIVGPEVPLSLGVVDALEAVGIPAYGPNKAAARLEASKTFTKDFLLRHHIPTAMGKRITDLNEALAYLKTQSYPVVIKADGLAAGKGVIIAQSFEDAERTAHDMLVRNTFGVSGHEILIEEFMDGEEASIMLMVSGRDYVMLPPSQDHKRIGEGDTGPNTGGMGAYAPAAVVTPDINEKVVKEIIEPTLAGLEADGITFRGTLYIGIMIEKGQPKVVEFNVRFGDPETQVLLPLLKDDPVKIMLDCAKGTLKPAEVKISDDYALVVVMAAAGYPGGYEKGKPISFPAEVEPGTAIIHAGTKQLEDGTIVTSGGRVLGITGTGKTLREAAQRTYALCDQVHFDGAQLRRDIGYRQLARE; this comes from the coding sequence ATGAAAGTGATGATTATCGGTTCCGGCGGGCGCGAACATACCCTGCTCAAGAGCTGCTTGGCCAGCGATCTGGTGGACGAGGTTTTCGCCGCCCCCGGCAACGGCGGGATGCAGGCCGAAGCCCGTTGCGTGCCCCTGAACGTCGAGGACATCCCCGCCACCGTCAAGCTGGCGCAGGCCGAAGGGGTTGACTTCGTCATCGTCGGGCCGGAAGTGCCGCTCAGCCTCGGCGTCGTCGATGCCCTGGAGGCCGTCGGCATCCCCGCCTACGGCCCGAACAAGGCCGCTGCCCGCCTGGAGGCCAGCAAGACCTTCACCAAGGACTTTCTCCTGCGCCACCACATCCCCACCGCCATGGGCAAGCGCATCACCGACCTCAACGAGGCGCTGGCGTATTTAAAAACCCAGTCCTACCCCGTCGTCATCAAGGCCGACGGCCTGGCCGCGGGCAAGGGCGTGATCATCGCGCAGAGCTTCGAGGACGCCGAGCGCACCGCCCACGACATGCTCGTGCGCAACACCTTCGGCGTGAGCGGCCACGAGATCCTGATCGAGGAGTTCATGGACGGCGAGGAGGCCTCCATCATGCTCATGGTCAGCGGACGCGACTACGTCATGCTGCCCCCCAGCCAGGACCACAAGCGCATCGGCGAGGGCGACACCGGGCCCAACACCGGCGGCATGGGCGCTTACGCCCCGGCGGCGGTCGTCACCCCCGACATCAACGAAAAGGTGGTCAAGGAAATCATCGAGCCGACGCTCGCGGGGCTGGAGGCCGATGGCATCACTTTCCGGGGTACGCTCTACATCGGCATCATGATCGAAAAAGGCCAGCCCAAGGTGGTCGAGTTCAACGTCCGCTTTGGCGACCCCGAAACGCAGGTGCTCCTACCCCTGCTCAAGGACGACCCGGTCAAGATCATGCTCGACTGCGCCAAGGGCACGCTCAAGCCCGCCGAGGTCAAGATCAGCGACGACTACGCCCTGGTCGTGGTCATGGCCGCCGCCGGTTATCCGGGCGGCTACGAAAAGGGCAAGCCCATCTCCTTCCCCGCCGAAGTCGAACCGGGCACGGCCATCATCCACGCCGGGACCAAACAGCTTGAAGACGGCACCATCGTCACCAGCGGGGGCCGCGTGCTCGGGATCACCGGCACCGGAAAAACCCTCCGCGAAGCCGCCCAACGCACCTACGCCCTCTGCGATCAGGTCCACTTTGACGGTGCGCAACTGCGCCGCGACATCGGCTATCGCCAACTCGCCCGCGAATGA
- a CDS encoding S41 family peptidase yields the protein MNLLLTALGALALPLTGAVAAPAAEGDASASGTPPAVTAAAATEAADNSASGAAEGLPSAESLMAEELAAHSQQELVWRGLAALYPEKVLTVPPPELPGHSPAPPLKADLPRGVTYLRIYDPSLGLAMLDTVKDPQKLILDLRFCSTPAPKKFLNRLNKLGEERPVIVLVNRRTAGEIEIQLADLQAKKKILTVGTPTAGQTGTYIPVPGMMHFYVLESEILTADGQSLLGKGLTPSVAVEADPQADYLAYHLVERGTAVESVLQMQFAPRNGTSAESPEKDQAATIDAVLQRGMDVIVALQVMGLLPPS from the coding sequence ATGAACCTTCTGTTGACAGCTCTGGGCGCGCTGGCGCTTCCCCTGACGGGGGCGGTTGCCGCCCCCGCGGCGGAAGGCGACGCCTCGGCGTCCGGGACGCCCCCGGCTGTCACCGCTGCGGCCGCCACCGAGGCCGCAGACAATTCTGCCAGCGGTGCGGCGGAGGGGTTGCCTTCCGCCGAGTCGCTCATGGCCGAAGAACTGGCGGCCCACTCCCAACAGGAACTGGTCTGGCGCGGGCTGGCCGCGCTTTACCCGGAAAAAGTCCTGACCGTCCCGCCGCCGGAACTTCCCGGCCACTCCCCCGCCCCGCCCCTCAAGGCCGACCTGCCGCGCGGCGTCACCTACCTGCGCATTTACGACCCCTCGCTCGGGCTTGCCATGTTGGACACCGTCAAGGACCCGCAAAAGCTCATCCTCGACCTGCGCTTCTGCTCCACGCCTGCGCCGAAGAAATTCCTCAACCGCCTGAACAAGCTCGGAGAGGAGCGCCCCGTCATCGTGCTGGTCAACCGACGTACCGCCGGGGAGATCGAAATCCAGTTGGCCGACCTCCAGGCGAAGAAAAAAATCCTCACCGTGGGCACCCCCACCGCCGGACAGACCGGCACCTATATTCCCGTGCCGGGAATGATGCACTTTTACGTATTGGAGAGCGAAATCCTCACCGCCGACGGGCAATCCCTGCTCGGCAAGGGCCTGACGCCCTCCGTCGCCGTCGAGGCCGACCCGCAGGCCGATTACCTGGCCTACCACCTGGTCGAGCGCGGCACCGCCGTCGAGTCGGTCCTGCAAATGCAGTTCGCCCCCCGCAACGGCACCAGTGCCGAAAGCCCCGAGAAAGACCAGGCAGCGACCATCGACGCCGTCCTGCAACGCGGAATGGATGTGATTGTCGCTTTACAAGTGATGGGTCTGCTGCCACCTTCCTGA
- the glyA gene encoding serine hydroxymethyltransferase: MPTEAKFSTLNPAPLAEFDPEIYNAISQECHRQQTHIELIASENFTLPSVMEAAGSVLTNKYAEGYPGKRYYGGCTHVDTVEQLAIDRAKALFGADHANVQPHAGSQANIAVYTAMLKHGDKILTMRLSDGGHLTHGSPVNFSGINYEVVHYGVSPETGQIDYDELAEMAVREKPKMITVGASAYPRTIDFAKMGEIARSVGALLMADIAHIAGLVAAGEHPNPVPHADFVTTTTHKTLRGPRGGLIMCKEEHAKAIDMAVFPMNQGGPLMHIIAAKAVCFKDAATEEFKKYQHQIVLNARALAKGLIEKGFELCSGGTDNHLMVLDFRNSHPELSGLKAQRALDLANITTSRSSVPGDTRKPYYTSGLRLGTPAVTTRGMTEAEMPVIAEAIADVLNNVEDEAKITATREKLLALAARFPLPYKD; this comes from the coding sequence ATGCCTACCGAAGCCAAGTTCTCGACCCTCAATCCCGCGCCTCTGGCCGAGTTTGATCCGGAAATCTACAACGCCATCAGCCAGGAGTGCCACCGTCAGCAGACGCACATCGAGCTGATCGCCTCGGAAAACTTCACGCTGCCCTCGGTCATGGAAGCCGCTGGCAGCGTGTTGACCAACAAGTACGCCGAGGGTTATCCGGGCAAGCGCTACTACGGCGGTTGCACCCATGTGGATACCGTCGAACAGCTCGCCATCGACCGCGCCAAGGCCCTCTTCGGTGCCGACCACGCCAATGTCCAGCCCCACGCTGGTAGCCAGGCCAACATCGCCGTCTATACCGCCATGCTCAAGCACGGCGACAAGATCCTGACCATGCGCCTTTCCGACGGCGGCCACCTCACCCACGGCAGCCCGGTCAACTTCTCCGGCATCAACTACGAGGTCGTCCACTACGGCGTCAGCCCGGAAACCGGCCAGATCGACTACGATGAGCTGGCTGAAATGGCCGTCCGCGAAAAGCCGAAGATGATCACAGTCGGTGCCTCGGCCTACCCGCGCACCATCGACTTTGCCAAAATGGGCGAAATCGCCCGTTCCGTCGGGGCCCTGCTCATGGCCGACATCGCCCACATCGCGGGCCTCGTCGCCGCCGGTGAGCACCCCAACCCGGTCCCGCACGCCGACTTCGTCACCACCACCACGCACAAGACCCTGCGCGGCCCGCGCGGCGGCCTCATCATGTGCAAGGAAGAGCACGCCAAGGCCATCGACATGGCCGTGTTCCCAATGAACCAGGGCGGCCCGCTCATGCACATCATCGCGGCCAAGGCCGTCTGCTTCAAGGACGCCGCCACCGAGGAGTTCAAGAAGTACCAGCACCAGATCGTACTCAACGCCCGCGCTTTGGCCAAGGGCTTGATCGAGAAGGGCTTCGAGCTTTGCAGCGGCGGCACCGACAACCACCTGATGGTGCTCGACTTCCGCAACAGCCACCCCGAGCTGTCCGGCCTCAAAGCCCAGCGCGCCCTCGACTTGGCCAATATCACGACCAGCCGCAGTTCGGTCCCCGGCGACACACGCAAGCCCTACTACACCTCGGGCCTGCGTCTGGGCACGCCCGCCGTCACCACTCGCGGCATGACCGAGGCCGAGATGCCCGTCATCGCCGAAGCCATCGCCGATGTGCTCAACAATGTGGAGGACGAGGCTAAAATCACCGCCACCCGTGAGAAGCTCCTCGCCCTGGCCGCCCGCTTCCCCCTTCCCTACAAGGATTGA
- a CDS encoding low molecular weight protein arginine phosphatase — translation MSDRNHVTVVCTANICRSPMGEKLLAHALQAEGQPLSSITVQSAGVSAFCGEPASANAVRAVKKVGLDLSGHRSQGMTQAIVDQSLAIFCMTQTHRAMIEMQFAQTTPHVYLFRELMGGGADVEIPDPFGSSLPAYEAARDSMVEAVPSIVAFLKAHYDDLKNPTPA, via the coding sequence ATGTCCGACCGTAACCACGTCACCGTCGTCTGCACAGCGAATATCTGCCGCAGCCCCATGGGAGAAAAGCTCCTCGCCCACGCGCTTCAGGCAGAGGGTCAGCCCCTGTCGTCCATCACGGTCCAGTCCGCGGGCGTGTCGGCCTTTTGCGGCGAACCCGCCTCGGCCAACGCCGTGCGCGCCGTGAAAAAAGTCGGTCTCGATCTCTCCGGGCACCGCAGCCAGGGCATGACGCAGGCCATTGTCGATCAGTCGCTGGCCATTTTCTGCATGACCCAGACGCACCGGGCGATGATCGAAATGCAGTTTGCGCAAACCACACCCCACGTTTATCTTTTCCGGGAGCTGATGGGCGGCGGAGCCGACGTGGAAATCCCCGACCCCTTCGGCAGCAGCCTCCCCGCCTATGAGGCGGCCCGCGACAGCATGGTCGAGGCCGTCCCGTCTATCGTGGCCTTTCTCAAAGCGCATTACGACGATTTGAAAAACCCGACCCCTGCCTGA
- the rpiB gene encoding ribose 5-phosphate isomerase B: protein MKISLGSDHGGVDLKNAVLQVLKDMGHEAIDRGTYDHQRVDYPDYGKAVAEDVAKGEADFGVLVCTTGIGISISANKVRGIRAAVVSNEDGAEFSRRHNNANIICFGQKYQTAYEAAKFTRIFLETPYDGGRHQIRLDKISAIELENER from the coding sequence ATGAAAATCTCTCTCGGTTCCGACCACGGCGGCGTTGACCTGAAAAACGCCGTCCTCCAAGTGCTTAAGGATATGGGCCATGAGGCCATCGACCGCGGCACCTACGACCACCAGCGGGTGGACTACCCGGACTACGGCAAGGCCGTGGCCGAGGATGTCGCCAAGGGCGAGGCCGACTTCGGGGTACTCGTGTGCACGACCGGGATCGGCATCTCCATCAGCGCGAACAAGGTCCGGGGCATCCGCGCCGCCGTCGTCTCCAACGAGGACGGGGCCGAGTTCTCCCGCCGCCACAACAACGCCAACATTATCTGCTTCGGCCAGAAATACCAGACTGCCTACGAGGCGGCCAAATTTACCCGGATTTTCCTCGAAACCCCCTACGACGGCGGTCGCCACCAGATCCGTCTCGACAAGATTTCCGCCATCGAGCTGGAAAACGAGCGGTAG
- a CDS encoding type II secretion system protein has protein sequence MTYKNHTLPRKGFTLIELLTVIAIIGILAAIIIPTVGSVQRRAAQTKSSSNMRQIAMGYSNFSNAGSRTKTITDAAWTAGGRTASSVKEWAQVLANNVELTDASLWFIDSDEGFSNATTTIPRSIGTGTGSDFTVNTDWQALDEDAIGYVVVVNMSANAPTSTTPLLWTKGLDTAGEWQPASPWQGTGGHIAFMDGHVEWFDNLTDDENKLTPGSNSSAGDSTSNIQEAIRTTTTTAILPADGGVTGS, from the coding sequence ATGACATATAAAAATCATACCCTGCCCCGTAAGGGCTTCACCCTCATCGAGTTGCTGACCGTTATCGCGATTATCGGTATTCTGGCAGCTATCATCATCCCGACCGTCGGTAGCGTGCAGCGTCGTGCTGCCCAGACCAAGTCGTCCAGCAACATGCGCCAGATCGCCATGGGCTACAGCAATTTCTCCAACGCCGGCAGCCGTACCAAGACCATCACCGACGCTGCCTGGACTGCTGGTGGCCGTACCGCCTCCAGCGTCAAGGAATGGGCGCAGGTTCTGGCCAACAACGTCGAGCTGACGGACGCCTCCCTGTGGTTCATCGACTCGGACGAAGGCTTCTCCAATGCCACGACCACCATTCCCCGTTCCATCGGCACCGGCACTGGTTCCGACTTCACGGTCAACACCGACTGGCAGGCGCTTGACGAAGATGCCATCGGTTACGTCGTGGTGGTCAACATGAGCGCCAACGCCCCGACCTCCACCACCCCGCTGCTCTGGACCAAGGGTCTCGACACCGCCGGCGAATGGCAGCCCGCATCCCCTTGGCAGGGCACCGGTGGTCACATCGCCTTCATGGACGGCCACGTCGAATGGTTCGACAACTTGACCGACGACGAAAACAAGCTGACTCCCGGCTCCAACTCCAGCGCCGGAGATTCGACTTCCAATATCCAGGAAGCCATCCGGACCACCACCACCACAGCCATCCTGCCTGCTGATGGCGGCGTGACCGGCAGCTAA